The nucleotide sequence ATATCATCCTTTTGTATTTgtgttttatttgttttttgatAGGAttgcattaaaaaatataatagataCTTTTCTTtaacaaatatttcatGGGGGTATAAAAGGAATTTATTATCACCATAAGTACATATTAAGTCGTCGTTTTTCGTGCTAGtgccattattattatttatttttttacgtatatttttatttatacattttccatgaaaatatttattgcaccatatacatttatatatatattttatgtcatatatagaaaatgagaaataagacaattttttattacaaatatCACATTTATCGTTCCATAAActatttttgatttttataaatttatgtttatttttaaaaaatatggaattTTTACAGCTCATTAAATTTGAGTTTGGAGCACATTCAATATggcatttatttttacatataacacattcaaatatatttttcttgttaaaaataaatgcatatatattatcattgcACACATTACATAGTTCTGTTGtgcttataaattttagaTCAAATACGTGTGAACTATGGGTTATATGATATGgttcattttctatttcCTTTTCCTCTTTGTGATGGTCATTTGTTTTCTCTTCATCGTTATATAATGtcttttcatcatttattaCTGATTCATTGTGCTTAgtattatttctatttatCTGTAGATatacattaattttttttttcttttttttacttcGTTTCGCAAAAATTATACTTAACactattataaataaacaaaaaattattttaaaaatgccTATCCCTAATAAATAAtcctttaaattttttaaaattaatattaaaatatttatatagacATTTTTGTcaatatatgcaaaattttccatttcttataaattttaatataactattttcccttctaaatatattttattattcatagaTACTTTTACATAGTATGTTTTTATACTTGCAtaactttttattacttttcTATAATGTCTTTCCCACCCTttataaaatgatatatatattccctTTTGTGTCTTCTTCACGTCTTCTAATATTATCACTCCTTACACCTTCAATGTGggatattttcatatattgattgttatttttcttttctaaTATATCCATAACTATTAAACAACTTCCCCAATGATAAAACGAATGTGTGTGTAATCTCTTCTATCagttatatatgtaatattattttgttacttttttttaatatattattttccagCACCTCCTTTCATTATTTCCGTTGGTCGAAAAACTAAAATTTAAAACGATAAAAAGtgcacaaatatatatgcaaaaattaaaaggaatatattattgtatattttacttttaatgATATccctttttcttttttttggatatcctttattttcacatgcagttaatatttaaaaaattttacacaaatattgttttgttaacaattcaaatattatttatgcataatatttttttattaaacagggatgtttttcattttataaacttttctttgtatatatattccatGCACATAACATAAATAACTtctccttttttatttttcttatacttctaaaattgtttttatatattaatatttatgttatttttgaatgataaaataactataatttaactgttttattttatattttaatataattttttgttcatatattataaagaaaaatcaTATATGGAAACAAATTAAGACggcaaaaaattaacactataaaaaatacaaaatttataacgtgtgaaaatttacatttcttaaaaaatttccactatatattctttgttttaaaatattttgtttaattatTGGTGAAATTACAaacttattaatatatgttaaatatgcaattataataaaaaggggaaaaaatgtaaatattttgttgtaggcatatataatgcatattttttttcattatatgtagataataaaatcaaattttacggtcaaaaaaaaaatatataacagctataggaataaaatatgcataatagcGTTAAActgcaatttttttaacattggaaaatatgtaaacaaacttaaaatgaaaactaaaaaaaataatatattatataacatacaaaaaatcaagtaaaaaatttataattcaataaaataaaagtttaCAATTAATTAAAACGGGGGAAGtataaaatagtaataaaattatactactattaataatgataaatatgtcaagacatatttttttaaaatattgtgaaggtgatgatatattacatatgcATGGTTGTTACCTATGATTAGAACTATTCTTCTTAAATACTTTGTtacacataaaaaaattgtatatatgcatattattttgtgtgaatatatttgtattgcTTTCTACCAACACGAAAAATCCATTTTGGCTTGTTTTGGCTTTGATgcattttccttttttaatatatttaattttgattCATCAGAATTcgcatttttattattgtttttaaaattttgccattttatatattttcctatatcatcatttttattttctacaaAAATATCATCATCGATAAAAGTTTTGGGTTTTTCCTTTGGGGGCTctggtatattttttttttttgaatctTCTTTCATTTCCTTTATAACCTCTTTAAATGGGTTTGTGTATATAATCGTTTCATTTAAGGTGTAGTGTTCCTAAattaaaggaaaaaaaataaaaatatatatattcatatgcatacatgtgtgtgcatttatataaattaaacatTTTGAAGGGGCATATTACATCATTCATTGAAGTTGTGtccaaattttttaacttttctAATGTATCATTTCCTCCGACAactaaataaagaaaaaataaatatatgttgtatatacgaatttaataaaacaagGGCATTTAAATAGTgtgcatatgtatataggTGCAGTATGCCATTTAGTTTGAtacttataatataattaatattgtgaaaataattaagaCCGTTATTTTTTGTGGATATGTATCGACTCACCTTTCCCAATGCATGGATTATTAGTTGTATAATCCTCTGATAgggatatataaaacatattggaatatttttgattataatatttaaacatatatatgttaccATATGAATTAGTTTCTGCAGTATGCCTGTTATCATTATatcttaaatatttaattccTATATCACTATCATTGTCActatttacatttatttcttcttttaacttattaataattttttcattatcgattttttttcgtaatttatattttttcaactttttTCTCCAATAAAATCCGGATGCTGCTGagtgtatattatttttacgtGCCCCCAAATAAACGATATCAATATCTTTGTctcttttaaatatatctgttttattataatatttgtattcacataaaaataaaaaattatgacaTAATTTTGGgcatttatatgcatatagtTCAATATTAATCATACCAACATCAGTTATTAAACGtatataactattttttttattttttataacattgGTATATATCATATCATGAACCTGTGCTTCTGGAAGATAAACAAAAGTATTTTTGTATGttgcattatatatagtcGATGTAACACTTTGAGCtaatttattatcactataattttcacattttatttttatttcattttcactATTACTATCATCTTCAATATaactattttcattatctttatttgttgaatataaatatttatttttttctcgtttttcatttttataatcatcTTTAAATCTTGAATGTTTATCTTTATCgttatttttgtttgcgtctaatttattattttccatttgtttattttttacttctTGTAATATACTCATGATTGCACCATTTTCCTGAATGTGTTgagttttttctttttctttctgAACAAATTGATTATGTAACTCATTCATgttatgtttattatttaatggGTCTTGTAAGACAATTAAATCTAACATATTCATACTATCATGGGTAATTGGATCAaacatttcatttttatttggaaataatttaaaaatttcggatgaaaatgtatttccagtttttttatttaatataatttttgtatgtttattaaaatattttcttgtTATAggacatatatattcattatcatgtttataaaaatttactttaattaaattttttatatcaatttcaggtttactatttttatttcttatgGATTTCTCCATTTCTTCTAACACACTTTTTTTATCGTAAAGCCTTCCATCTTCGTCACAATATGGGTCAGTGAATGGTCTTAAGCTTATACAACTAAACAGTGAAAAAGGGAAATAAAGAGATAtcattatatgaataaaacgaatctaaaataaatgtgacatatttctatttaaaaaaatgttatatacaATAACGGATGTTATCATACATTTTCAATGCCATAAAAAGGGAcagataatatatatatgcccCCATATTTTTGTGACATCTTTCAGTATGGCAACAAAACAGACATAAAACAAGTGAATAATAAATCCGttggatatatataaagaggGAATATGttcaaatatatgcaactttaaatgtatttctctttttaagtagtataaatattcttaCCAATAATTAAAAGGTAAATATGTTGAATTTCTggattttatttgtttctttattaATGCGTCTCTTCTATATTCTGATTGCAGAATATATAACTTATCTTTGCTATGTTTATGTTTCCCCATTGGTTcgtattttgtttttttccttcgtttttatttttttttcatttcataattcttgttaaaaatacgagtatactaaaaatatttcaatgtTTTGacttttgtatattataaaaattataaagatgaaaagaatatactattacaatattttatttatttttcttttatcatcattgattcgtattttatatttttgtattgataatttttgtcaaaatattatatttattatgtaaacatatatttatatatggtacatgcacataaatataatttttttttatgactATCATTTTCACATACGGTGATGGGAATTAAAGGATAGCCAATTATGtggagaaaaaaataagcaaaaattatttatagaaataaaattttatcataatttatttcataaatgTGTTTACGGAATTAAGTATTTGGATATTATTGTCATGTTAAATCATTATTCATGTATACTttaatattacatatataatgtgaTATGCTTCAATTTTTCTCCATGgctaacaaataaaatatactcCTGTgtgatattataatttttaatagctatttttaaataattatatatttgtaaagtATATGTGAATTTAGATGGTTAACCTTCATGATTTAAATACTGATTCCTATGACGCAGAAAATGATTGTACTAGCTTATACATTGGAAACATATTCAGCGAAATTAAAGATGAGATAAAAAACACAGTTATTTTTGGGAATTtgcaaaatgaaaattgtataaaatatgaccACGGGGGATTATATAGCATTAATCAGAACAATACTAGTAGtaatgaaaacaaaaatgataaatacaACGATGGTTTAGTAATAGGTGGTAGTAGTAAATTTGTCTCTGATTGTcccaaaataaatatacaagaatatgtaaattttataaatgataaaaagaatgaatataaaaaaaagaaaaaggaatatgctattaaatatataaattatagaaaattaaaaagttttcATTATAAAGATATGgaatttgtatttaaaaaatattcaaagcTTTTGTGTTTAGAAGataaatgtttattatGTGATAATTACTTATCATTCTCTTATCTATATCTTAATAAACATTTGAAAGCcaagaataaatataatggaaatgcacacaaatataaaaataataataatttattaacattttgTGAATGCTTAGAAAGTATTGAATATTCTGTACAGTATACAAGtggaaaaaaagataattgTTATATCGATATGATTCATTTGTTTAAGGagaatgcatatttttctcttgatatacataaaaatattattataaaagaatttattaaaaatgtaaaatttacagaattttataaacataattCTCTTagtgaaaattattataacagattttctattaaaaaaaaaaatacaatggatacaaaatatataaatgtatgtCAGTATATCGAGAAACCACAATTAACTATAGATCATGTTAAAGCTTTAAATACTCATGTAGAAATTTTTACTCCCCTTTTCGTAAGAATATTACTTTAACATAAGTTAAATCGTCTATATTGTTGTGTGTGCATATGTGCATAACTTGtttgtaaatttaaaaatgttaactATGTTCAATAATtagcaaataataaatatgtatagtGTTTTCTTTGACTTTGTCTATATTTCTTATGCCactcattttatatttttctttttttttagaaaatcCATAACGTTAACACTCTTTTAACGACggtcgaaaaaaaattattaattgatTGCTTAAAAGTTACCaagaaattttttttttgtgataaaattgataaattgacggtcataattttttgctATTTAAGTAATTTATACAACATCGTAATGAGATTAAATgcagaatatattttgtgttGTTACTCACAAAAACACCTGGAATATTTCTTATACGTAagttttttacaaaatgtgTTTTACATGTGATACAACCATGcaaattcatatatacacatgtatatatatcattatgcCCCttaatatctttattttttgctttatttttagtatttctttcaaaaaaatgcataccCAGCaaggaaaatgaaaatccTAGCTAtcaaaatttacaaaaatgatgaacATGATGAAGAAAACGATGATATTgatttataaacatatgCTTAATACCCTTTTATGTAACAcacaatatattatttttttacgaAAAAAGTTACAAATTCATAATTCAAAtactaaatataataattaaaaataattcataaatataattatattaattaatgaACATTTTATAGACGAACTTTTAAGGTACCtatatttgcatatacatacaatactatatgtgtgtgaccttatatattataatacttGTTTTAGAATTATGTGacatttgtataatttCTATTAACCACATGCTATATTTATgggcatatatattattgtggatataattttcatacaaatgatacattttatatttaaaaatagtgaGTACtgctattttattatttttttgtagtaAAAAACAAACTTAAAAcattcaatttttattgtttcattatgctataaatatgcataatataaataatttaaaacagttataaaaacatataatttagaaatataattattgtcaattttttaacaaaactTTAGTTAtaaacttttattatttatattgttaataaatgtaattaaatttttttattctaaaaaagtgtatttttttttagcttATAACAACATTGAACGAATGTAAAGAGTATATACGCACTCAGGGGATTgtgcaatatatatataatttgtttatatatttatgtcgttttatgcataatattatactaTACAAACCcaatcatatttttgtaaatttttaaatcattttatatttttcttgttttttaacatatatacTTGGTTAAAAGTACATGTAAATAGtgtatatttcatttatttctatatatttatacagtatatatttttttatatatataattaattaatagAATTAACTATATTATAAGCCTTACGTTATTATAGagaataaattataataggAAATGAAACACAtacaaatgtatatataatatatattatacaggtatatatgcaattatACAAATGAAGATTATATATACCTAATACGTGGGGATTGTGTATGTTGTTTCTTTTACCGTATTTGTGTGATTTATCtcttaaataatttttatattcatgtTGTTTTTGTATGCATTGAAGATTttcttgttttttatatgaaaaataataaacttatatattttattattaattattttatgtgtAATATACGTATTACACCTtgttttattctttttccGATAATTTCCAATATGTGTACCTTTTAAATacctttaaaaaaaacgaagaaaacaatataaacaaaataaattaactATGATGTGAACACCAGTGAAATATAagttatacaaaataatgacaTAAAGAATAGGGACAGAAATAGCTATAACACTAATAAAACAGAAAacgtgcatatatatatagatatatatattatatgcataaattgaagtttatacaatatttttaacttataaaaattataatgttataatatattaaatatagaatGGGAAACTGTGTATCATATTCTTCTCATTTTGATGTTTATAaaactaataaaaatgaatattatgaaaatttaatatgtaaTTTTGTTAAGGGGGATAAACATAGCCTTGTCCAGAAggcttttattatatatgaatgtaagcgaaaaaatgcataaacaatattatgaaatagTAAATATGTTGCAACATCATTTGTTTGATCTATGAGTATATGTGTGGtgttcatatataaatatgcttaTATTAGTTATTGTTTATTAAGAAAAACTGTGTGGCTGTAAATAATGTATTGTGCTTGTGGTCGTGtgcatattttcatatattccACTCCCCTCTATGAATATTAGAAGGCGtggttttatttttatttctttatacacacatatatgtacacttctttttcatttccaaTTTTGTAGTTTTACGGAAAAAAtcagaaaataaagatgaatacttatattatatcaCCAACAACACTCagagaaaaaaagtaaaaagcGCATTAGTGAAATTAGGTGAAGATAAGGATAtagatttttttaattttttattaaagttatataaaaaaatgaacaatgattattacaaaaatattaacgattttaattatacacattattataatatgtttcttcatgaaaattcaaaattttcaaattttccagatcaaattaatataatacaaaaaatatataattttataagaataaaatatattttagaaaatatatgcttacatgtttattttgaaaagtATGGAAGATACAATAAACCCTAtgaaataaacaat is from Plasmodium chabaudi chabaudi strain AS genome assembly, chromosome: 8 and encodes:
- a CDS encoding peptidyl-prolyl cis-trans isomerase, putative → MGKHKHSKDKLYILQSEYRRDALIKKQIKSRNSTYLPFNYCCISLRPFTDPYCDEDGRLYDKKSVLEEMEKSIRNKNSKPEIDIKNLIKVNFYKHDNEYICPITRKYFNKHTKIILNKKTGNTFSSEIFKLFPNKNEMFDPITHDSMNMLDLIVLQDPLNNKHNMNELHNQFVQKEKEKTQHIQENGAIMSILQEVKNKQMENNKLDANKNNDKDKHSRFKDDYKNEKREKNKYLYSTNKDNENSYIEDDSNSENEIKIKCENYSDNKLAQSVTSTIYNATYKNTFVYLPEAQVHDMIYTNVIKNKKNSYIRLITDVGMINIELYAYKCPKLCHNFLFLCEYKYYNKTDIFKRDKDIDIVYLGARKNNIHSAASGFYWRKKLKKYKLRKKIDNEKIINKLKEEINVNSDNDSDIGIKYLRYNDNRHTAETNSYGNIYMFKYYNQKYSNMFYISLSEDYTTNNPCIGKVVGGNDTLEKLKNLDTTSMNDEHYTLNETIIYTNPFKEVIKEMKEDSKKKNIPEPPKEKPKTFIDDDIFVENKNDDIGKYIKWQNFKNNNKNANSDESKLNILKKENASKPKQAKMDFSCW